From a single Vicugna pacos chromosome 4, VicPac4, whole genome shotgun sequence genomic region:
- the INSL6 gene encoding insulin-like peptide INSL6: MPPLLRICLLWLGLLLVRFSRELNDISRARRLCGRHLLEEIVKVCGNVSWSHFEEGKPFTQLLPQAMEKVETFIPDRLESPQTTFPVWGRGTDTVSTSASQEEAINNLKMQSLAEYQYRKANLPFKTRQEVFSYSEDINSYIREIVDFQKKSKNKIKTVSHLFWGNHPQRKRRGYSEKCCLKGCTKEELNIACLPYIDYTNLKKEASAFVTEIY; encoded by the exons ATGCCGCCGTTGCTCAGAATTTGTCTGCTGTGGCTCGGGCTCCTGCTGGTTCGGTTCTCCCGTGAGCTGAACGACATTAGCAGAGCCAGGAGGTTGTGCGGCAGGCACCTGCTAGAAGAAATAGTAAAAGTCTGCGGCAATGTTAGTTGGAGCCACTTTGAGGAGGGAAAGCCTTTCACACAGCTTCTTCCCCAAGCCATGGAGAAGGTTGAAACTTTCATCCCCGATCGGTTGGAAAGCCCCCAAACCACCTTCCCGGTATGGGGGAGAGGCACAGACACAG tCTCTACTTCTGCCTCTCAGGAAGAAGCAATAAACAATTTGAAGATGCAGTCGCTGGCCGAGTATCAGTACAGAAAGGCCAACTTGCCTTTTAAGACAAGACAAGAGGTATTTTCCTATTCAGAAGATATCAATTCATATATTCGTGAGATTGTAGATTttcagaagaaaagtaaaaacaaaattaaaaccgTAAGCCATTTGTTTTGGGGGAATCATCCCCAAAGAAAACGCAGAGGATACTCAGAAAAATGTTGTCTGAAAGGATGTACAAAAGAAGAACTTAATATTGCATGCCTTCCATATATTGATTATACAAACTTAAAGAAAGAAGCATCGGCATTTGTGACTGAGATATACTAA